CGCAACAGGGGCAGCACTGCTCGAACCAAAGCCCCCTTCAGGAATAACCACGGCTACAGCCAGCTTCGGATTGTTGCGTGGAGCGTAAGCAATAAATACCCCGTTATCCACCAATTTGCCTCCGACTAACTGTGTGGATGTACCTGTTTTTCTGGCAAAGTCATAAGGGAATCCACTAAACGCTGTTACTTCGGTTGCCATGCCTCGCTGTACTTCATTCCAGTAAGCATCATTAAAATCGACTGTGCTGAGCACTTTCGGTTTCATTTTCTCAACCACATTGCCTTCCGAATCACGGAACTCACTGACCAATTGCGGCTCCATGCGTTTTCCTTTATTCGCTAGCATCGTAGCATACTGTGCCAGCTGCATTGTTGTATACTTCCCTTGTTGTCCAAAGGAGGCATATACGAGCTTAGTAAGTGAGCTCTCTTCACTCTTAATGTATTCCAAGTAACCAGAATATTCATTAGGCAAATCTACTTCAGTAGGTACACCAAGTCCAAACTGCTTCATGTATTCATCCCATACGCCAATACCCTCTGCACCATACTTCGAGTACAGTTTCTTCCCGATCTCGTCAATCATGAACACGTTCGAGGAATGACGAATCGCATCACGAGGAGTTAACGAACCATACACGTGACCGGAGGAATTCTGTACTCTGCGGTTATCCCCACCAAAAGTCGTTGAGCCTCTGTCTGAATATACTGTATTTGTTGTGAAAAAACCTTCCTTCAAACCAATCAATACACTAAGCGGTTTGATTGTGGAACCAAGCAATACAACAGATTCCGCTCGTTTATTTGAATCGTCTGGCGGGAATCCACGAATGGTACCATTTTGATAAATATATTTTATTTTATCGTAATCTTCAGTACTTATACCGCCAGTTCTCCAAACGTTCGTGTCGTAATCCGGCATACTGGCAGCAGCAACAATCTTCCCTGTATCCACTTCCATTGCGACTGCAAAACCTGTTTTTGCATTGGGATGCAGCTTACCGGAGACCTGATGTGTATGCAGCCAGCTTATTTGATCCAGTATCGCTTGTTCCGTTTTCACCTGAACATTTTTGTTAATCGTTGTAATCAGATCATACCCTTTTTCGGGTGGGGTAGAGCCTGCTACACCTTCAGGCAAGTTACGTAAGTCAACGTCCACGGAGTTATAACCGCTTTTCCCTCGCAGAACATCCTGATATTGCAGTTCCAGTCCATCAAAGCCAACAAACTCATTCTCCGTATATACAAGACCTGGGTCCGTTTGCTTTTTATTGGCCTCATCGACCTCTTTGTATTTATTGAGTGTTTTAGAGCTTTTGAACTTTTTGAGATAACCAATCGTCTGAACGGCTACCGTATCCGGATCATAGTAACGCACACTTTCCTCTACAATCTGAATTCCCTTGAATTCATCCTTGTGCTGCAGGAAATAAGCCACTTCCTCATCGGACAGATCACTCTTGATCAGACGTGGCATGAACCCGTTTGCTTTACGCGAATTGAGGTCCATTGCTTCTAAGATGTTATCGACCGTAAGGGCCTCGGAATCCTTTTTCTTATACTGCTCAAAAACATCATGCAACCGAGTTGCGATGTCCTCCACTTCCGCTATATTCGGATTTGGCTTACCATCCACATCCCCATAGTTTTTGTATAAAGTCAGATACAAGGATTGAATCGGCTTGGAGTAAGCCAGCTTTACCTCGCCCGTGGAATCATAGATGGTTCCTCTCACGGGAGCAAGTGGTACATCTTTGGTAATATTACTCGCTTCCTCCTGACTGAGCTCAGGGCCTTCCACGAATTGCAAAAATGCCAGCCGTACAATAATAACGCTAAAAATAACAAAGGAAGCGAAGAAAAATACGTTCATCCGGTAACTGAAGCGCCGCTTGTCCGTAAGTTCGTCCTTCTCTTTTGAATGATTTTTCATTCATCCTACCTCTTTCATGACTTGATGCATACCGTCCAGGCTGTACAGCCTCGGCATGATAACCTGGCAACGTCGTCATCTCCCGGACCCATGTCCGGCGTAATATTAAGCTGATTGATCTTTCAGATGGGTATCGGCAAAGTTAGGAGGATTGAACCAATCACCACTAATCGCCCAAAGTGGGGTCAAGCGGAATCCAGCTTTCCGAATCACTTAAATATATTTCATTCCAGGCATGTGGACCATATCCACCCTGCCCATTATAACCAAGTCCTGTAACCACTTTGACTTCCAGACCCTGTGAACGAGCCATGACTGCATATAAACGAGCGTAATCGATACATACGCCTTCACGTGTATCAAATGTATTTTGTGGCGTCTGCTCGTGCCATATGCCTTTTTGCTCATAATCATCCACTTTACCATAGTCATATTGAATGCGAGAACCTACCCAGTCATATAATGCCCTGGCTTTGGCTTCATCTGTCGTTTGACCTTTCACAATTTCTTTTGCCGCAGATTCAATATCCGCCGGAATGTTATGGTCAATGACTTCATATTTGCGTTGCAGGATCGCGCCAAGTTCCTTTTGCACGGCTTGCGTAAATACGGGCAGCTTGTCCTTAATAAATGTACCTGATAATGGCTCTATAACAGATTTGGCCCCTTGCATATAAATGGGTGAAGCCTCTACATAGCGACTAAACATGCTGCCCGGATAGAGACTTACAATCATGAACAACACGGCAATCACAATCATCCCACGGACGGAGCCAATGACTGTACCGATCACTGCACCTGTAAAACGGCTGAAAAATCCTTTGGGTCTGCTCTCTTGCTCTGCTGAACTGTATCTTCTGCTGAAAATAAGGGAAGAGAGCAATCCGAGAATCAATCGGATGAAGCCATAACTAAGCACAAACAACACGGCAAACCGCATCAGCGGAAAATCAGCAATGGCCGTAATCAATGTATAATACATCTGCTCCCATCGGTTCAATTCACGGTTTGGCATGTCTGCCGCATGCACAGACAACCATTGTTGAACATATGGCGCAAGCCATAATGTTAAACCGATGGATAACAAAATACCAATGACCGCCATAATGCCATCCATGAGGAACCCAAAGAGTCTTCCTGCCGAACGCGAAGCACCTCTGGACCACCCCTGAAGCAATGAAGCGGCCACAATAAGCAGCAGCATAATCGTTATGCCGTTGAATTCTTTCAGACTATCCAGCCAACTTTGCAGCACGTATCCATTCCTCCTTTACTACGAAGCCGGTGCTGTTCCGTTCTCCTGTGCCTGTTCGACAAACGTACGTATGGTGTCATTGTCGAGTTTCCATTCGCCAAGTGAAATTCCGCGGAAGGTCACATCGACTTTCTCTGATTGAGTTCTGCCTTTAATCTCCACATTGGGACTTGTGATGGTGAACGCCCCATCCTGTCCTTTGACGTATTTAGCTTTGGAAGCTTCCTTAAGCATCATGCTGGTAGCTTCCTTCTTCAATGTGTCCATCGTACTCGATTGTACGTCAGTAACTGTCTGTTTGATCTGATCAATGGAGATGCCGCTGTATATCAGTAGAGCCGCAATAATGATGATGGCAATCGCCCATTTCAATACGGTTTTGACCACGTTCAGAACAAAGAACAAAATGATCAACGCAACCACGATCACCAGCCAGTTCTGCATCACAAACTCTTTGATTACTTCTATGTTCATGACTACACCTTCCGTATTAGAGTTGATTATTAACACTTCCCGAATATTATACATGATTTCCGAAGCTGCTGTCAGCTAAGCCCTCCTATGTAAAAATAAACGGTCTAAGTTCGTCCCGCCGGGCGTACAAGTAGTACCATGAGGTTCTGTCCAAGGAACGGGGAACACGTCATGACCAGTTATTGAATATGCATCGCTTAACAAGGAGGGGCTTCTGTGAAAACGGCCATCTGGCTATATCTATTTTTGTTCCTTGCTGTTTTTGATTTGCACGCCCAGTATCCAATCTTGACCCCTTTCGCTATCTCGCTCGGGGCGGCCCCGACCTTCATCGGCTGGATGATGGGCATCTATTCCTTGACTCATCTCCCAGGCAATCTGATCGCCGGAACCCAAATCGACAAACATGGCAGCCGTCGTTACATTGTATTCAGTTTGCTGGGTGCAGGCATCATTTTGCTTATTCAGGCACAAATCCATACGCCATGGCAGCTGCTCGCCCTGCGCTCCATCAGCGGGTTTGTACTTGCTTTTTCTCTCCGGCCTGTCTCGCACTGCTTGCGCAACTGTCAAGTGATCCAATCAAGCAAGGCAAGTATATGTCAGGCCATGGCGTCGTACATACGCTGGCATCCGTGGTGTCCCCTGCCGCAGGCGCATTGATCGTCGGAGCTTTAGGATTTTCCGCCACCTTTGCGAGTCTCGGTTATCTGCTCATTCTGTCCGGCGTTATCGCATGGTTATCCATGCCCAAAGGCCTCGCTGAGGTTCAGCACGAAAAAGTGACCGAGCCCGCCATGCCTAGCAACCCAGTCGGAGAAAAAAGAAAGTTCCTGCCCGTATCCTGGCGATACTTTGCTCTGCCCCTTGTCATTGCGTGTGCCCAAGGAATTCTTTTTTTTGAACTACCACTGCGCGGAGGCGGACATTCGTCCATGATGTCTACCGGGCTTTTGTTTTCCATTATCAGTATTGGAGCACTATTTACCCTGAGCTTGCTATTTCTCAACCGTTATTCCCCCAAACTGCGGTTGATTGCAGGTGTACTGCTAATGTCTTTATGTTTCTTTGCTATGGCGGCCATACCACAGATTCCGTTATCATCCGTGCTTTTCGTTCTGGGGATGTCTAAAGGCATTATTTTCCCAGCCATGGCAACACTCTTTATTCATTTAAGCGGTGGAAACAAGCTGGGTCGCATCTTCTCATTGCAATCCATTGCTACCTCCATCGGTTCTTTCATCGGCCCCATCACAGCAGGACAGCTTCGTGTGGGTTTATCGCCGTATTTCATTGCCTTTGTATTATTGATGATCGGCATAATGCTGCTCCCTTATTTCACAGCCAGACGCGAAGCTTCCCTATCTGATCCTAAAAGCATACTGGGTTAACCGTATCAGATGATCTATGTCCAAACCCTTTGACAACAGAAAAGCTTGTATTTTTCTTGGCTTTGCATCATTCCCCCATTTACAGCTAAACTATATAAAATGGACTGATGTTTTACACACAAACGAGGTGACTTCTTCATCTTCAAGATTTTGTTAAATATCCTCATTAGGAATGGATGATCAGCAGAAGTAGTGGAGGGGACGGAATCGATTCTGAAGAAGCGGTAGCGTTCGCCTTTGACTCCAGATGCTATACCTTTCAAAAATAAATTCAAAACATTTGGAGGCAACAGCGATCGAAAGAACGATCCGTAGACGGAACGACCACTGTTGCTGAGACATTCAGTTTCAGAATGTGGAAAAGAAGTTAGAAATCAAAGATGTTTCTGTCAGCGTAGTCGCATGTGTAGAAATTAGAAGGTCCATTTTATATAATCCAGTCGATTTTCGCTGCAACATTTCCCGGGGAATGTCGACATAAGCTCTCGATCAAGAGGTGAATATGATGCCTATTCATGTCATTGTGGAAGGTAAAAACGACCGCAGCAAACTAAAACGTCTTGTAGGACCCGAAATCAACATTTTGTGCACGTTTGGAACACTGAATTCTCTCAAGCTTGAGTCGCTGCGCAAACAGGTTGGTTACGACGAGGTCTACTTATTTATGGATAATGACAGTTCGGGCAAAAAAATTAGGGGTGTGCTGCGAGATGCCTTCCCAGATGCAGTACAGATGTATACACGACGCGGTTACGCTGGTGTAGAAGGAACTCCCGATGAATACATCATCGCCCAGCTGGAGAAAGCCGGATTGGAATCGTATATCCAATATCCTGAACTCCCATCGTTTTAAACCGTAAGAGGCTGCTCGCCGGGGTATTCATTCATCCCAGGAAGCAGCCTCTTTATTGGCTTGTTATTATGAACGCTTTTTTATTCCTTGATCAGATTGCGAATGTCTTCCGCAATGACTGCTGGTTCAACATCCTCTGTATTAAACGCATTGTATACCTTGCGCAACTGGTTATTCCGATCCACCAATCCAATCATGTTCATATGGGCAAAATCGTCCTTGTTCTCACCCTGAATGAGGATCTGGAATGAATCCTTGGCGAGCTGCTTCGTTTGATCCATATCCCCCCGCAGGAAGTACCAGCCATTATAATCCGCATGGAATCGATCTGCAAATTCCTTAATCTTCTCCTTAGTATCCACTTTCGGATCAAACGAGATGGATACAAAGGAGACATCCTTACCAAAGGTATCGTCCTCTTTTAACAGATCCTGCACCTGAGATAACGTAAACGTCGTAATTGGGCACACATCCGGACAACTGGTGAAATAAAAGTAGAACAAACGCACCTTACCTTTGGTATCATCCAGAGATACTGTGCTTCCATCCACATTTTCCATCGAAAAGGATTGAATCTCCCGAATTTCGGGTAACTTTTCCTTGCTGGCAAATACGGTGCCCCACATTAAATACACCGCCATAATTAGTGCAAGCCCTAACAGCATCCATGTCCATTTATACTTTTTTAGCATCATTATCGTCCCTTCCGACTATCAGATCATATGAATACGCATACATAAAGTTTTAACGGTTATCTATAAAAATCATGGACTTGAATTGTGTTTTTAATGACTTTTCCTCATTCCCATACCACTTTGATGCATATGTATACCAAGAACCCAACCGACAATGGGCCCCTTGTTATTGTAACTGTTCCACGGACCCGTGCCCATCTAATGTTTATTAAAGCATTTCATGCTGCTCATTTGTGCACTGTATCCAGAATCATCAATATAAAACTCAAAGAAAGATAGTTAATGGAGTAAAGGAATACCTTTTTGGCCCAGGCATCTGTATTTTGTGCACGAAAGCCTTTAAGTGCGTAGTACAGCCACAGCACGGAAAGTATCAGTGAGACGGTAAGATAGAAGATTCCTGCATACCCGTAAGCATACATGAGGACCGGGACAAAGATTTGCAAAACCAGATAAGGAATCATCTGAATCTTGGTCCGTTCAATACCCTTTACAACCGGTAGTAGTGGAAATCCACCAGCCCGATAATCTTCCACCCTGCGGATCGCGAGCGCCCAGAAGTGTGGAGGCTGCCATAAAAACAACATGGCCAGAAGCAGCCATGCACCAAGATCCATACGCCCGGTTACTGCGACATACCCGATGACTGGCGGCATTGCACCAGACAGACCACCAATGGAAGTGCTCCATGTCGACGAACGTTTTAACCAAAGGGTGTACATAATCACATAGACAAACATGCCAAAAATGCCGCATAATCCGGCAAGTACCCCGGAGAAGGAAAAGAGTACGGATAATCCAATCACACCCAAAATAATGGCATAGGATAGAACGACTTTGGGTGTTAAACGTCCTGTTGGCAAGGACCTGTTGCGAGTACGTTCCATTTTGAGATCAAGTTCACGATCAAAGTAGTTGTTAAATACACAAGAAGAAGCCATAATCAGCACCGTTCCAAGCAGGGTCAGCACCATCTTGCCATAGTTGACGTCCCACTGGGATGCAAGCCAAAAGCCACCAAAAACCGCAATAAGGTTGGTTCGAAGAATGCCCGGTTTCGTAATATGGATAAAATCTTTCCACGTCCCTGATTTCATCGGAGGCGCAGATCGTGTTGCCGAATCGGAAGAAGCCTGGTATCTCAATGGATTGTCCACGCTTGTGAATCCTCCTTCTTCTTGATCTCATGGAGGTTTCTCTCTCTGCCTCCGATATAAAGTTTATCACAGGAAAAGGAAAAAGAGTTTGACAATGCTCGTACAATTGCTGTCAATTGAGCAGGTTCTTGTCATATCTTTGGAAATTAGGGTGTTTTGCTTCCCGGTAGGCGGATAATATACACTATATATGGGTATCACCTAGATAGAGAAGCAACTCGCATTAACGATACACCACACAAAGGAGACGTTTATGGATACTTCTACACATTTTGTCATGGGGATTGGTTTGGCCGGTCTGGCTTATGTCGATCCTGTTGTCGCGACGAGTCCCATGCTCGCAGCTGCGGTCATGGTTGGTACCATTGCAGGCTCGCAGGCTCCTGACATCGACACTGCGTTACGTCTCAAAAGTAACTCGCTCTACATTCGGAATCACCGGGGTATGTCTCATTCATTGCCATTTCTACTGTTATGGGTTCTGCTCATCACCGGAGTCATTGCACTGATCTTCCCGGGTGTCGCTGTTGGACACGTCGCGGCCTGGACTGCTGTCGCTGTAGGCGTGCACGTTTTTACCGATTTATTCAATACCTATGGAACCCAGGCAGCACGACCTTTTACAGAACGCTGGATTGCCTGGAACATCATTCATATTTTTGATCCGTTTCTGTTTACCACACATGTGCTGGCCATTTTGTTATGGGCTTTCGATCTGATCGCCCCTGCTCCACTCTTTGTTTCACTGTATATTTTGATTGGCTTGTATTATGTATGGCGGACAATAGCACGTGCTATGGCTGTTAGACAGGTGAAACGACTCGACAAAAATAATTCTGAGGCTCATTATATGGTCATCCCAACGATATCCTGGAACCGCTGGCATGTGGTGAAAAGATTTGTAGACGGCAGTTATGAGATTGGCAAAATGGATCATTCCGTCCTAACCTGGAATCTCCATGCTTCATCGTCCACTCACGCGGCTGTCGCCGCCTCACGCAAATCTCCTGAAGTCACTGCGTTTCTGTACTTCACCTCCTATGCTGTTGCAGAGGTGGAAGAATTACCAGCAGGATACAAGGTTCGCTGGGCAGATGTGCGTTATCGACACCGCAAACAATATCCATTTGTCGCTGTAGTCGTTATGGATCGAAATTTCGAAACGATTGATACGTATGTCGGCTGGTTAAGTGACGAGAAAATGGATAAAAAACTTTTATCCGCACGCTCTTGACGAAAGGTGCATGGAAGGGCACAATCAGACATAGGAACGAATGCGCGCGAGAAAGCCCGGAGCGTTTCCGCTCCGGGCTTCTGCTTGTTGCTTTTTGGTTATAATAATTATTTGCCAGACCCAGCCAGAGACTGCTCAGCGATTTGTACCAGACGTTTGGTGATATACCCGCCCAGAGATCCTGTCTCACGGGAAGTGTAGTTACCGTAGTAACCGTCTTGTGGGATAGTTACACCCAGTTCTTGTGCAGCTTCGATTTTCAATTGTTGCAGTGCTGAGTTTGCTTGAGGTACCACCAAGTTGTTAGAACGAGATCCTTGAGCCATATTTAAAATCTCCCTTCAATCTGTGTCTGTAATGTAATTGCAAGCTTGCAAGATTATTATGGCTCGTGCGCTTCAGGTTATACGGAATTTCATCAAATTTCTATATGGAGGTTTTTCCCAATGAGCAAAGGTTTATCGCTATGGTTTGCATTCTCTTCGATTATGTTGTTAGCGGTTACGGCGATTATGATCTCTTACTCCGGCTGGTTGGCTACGCTGCTGTTTGTCGTGTCCGTTGCCAACATCGGCTGGGGATTCGTTATTCGTGCAAAAAAAGAGCGTCGTGAAGCACGTACCACCTCGGAAACCGCCTCTTGACCGGTAAACTTCATAGGTATAGTACGAAACGATAATAAAGAGGAGCCCCATCAGGGCTCCTCTTTATTATGTGAACGATTCATCTACTTTAAGTTACTTGCCTCGTCCAACTACAACGTACGTCTAGGAACAAACCCCATACGTTCTTTAACCGCATTAAGTGTCTGAGAAGCCACCGCTTCTGCCCGACGAGCTGAAGTTTCCAGGATGTCTGCTAATTCGCCAGACTCACGAATCTCACGATACCGTTCCTGTAAAGGTTCAATAACGGATACGACCACTTCAGCCAGTTCTTTTTTGAACGGACCATACATTTTGCCTTCATAGCGCTCCGCTACTTCTTTCAATGACAGACCTGCGCATTCAGCGTAGATACTCATCAGGTTGCTGACCTCAGGTTTGTTTGCCGGATCATATACAACTTCACGACCGGAATCGGTTGTGGCACGACTGATTTTTTTGCGGATGACATCTGGCGGATCAAGCAAGGCAATGTAGCTGCCTGCATTGGGATTACTTTTGCTCATTTTGGAAGATGCATCATCCAGTGACATTACACGAGCACCCACCTGTGGAATATAAGGGTCTGGAATCGTGAAATACTCACCATAACGGTGGTTAAAGCGTCCCGCCAGATCGCGTGTCAGTTCCAGATGCTGCTTCTGATCCTCTCCTACAGGCACAAGATCAGCATTATACAGCAAAATATCAGCAGCCATTAATGAAGGATAGACAAACAGCCCGGCGCCAACGGAATCTTTACCGGATGATTTGTCCTTGAACTGAGTCATGCGTTCGAGCTCGCCCATCGATGTCAGTGTAGTCATCAACCAGCCCAATTCCGCGTGCTGCGGTACATGGGATTGCAGAAACACATTGGATTTCGTAGGATCGATTCCTGCTGCGATGAATAAGGCAGCTACCGCCTCAGATTGCTCACGCAGCGCTGCTGGCTCTTGAGCTACCGTTACAGCGTGAAGATCAACCACCATGAAGTGACATTGGTAGTCATGCTGCAATTTCACAAAGTTCTTAATTGCTCCGATGTAGTTGCCCAATGTGAGCTTGCCACTCGGCTGAATTCCCGAAAGTACTGTTTTCATTTCACATAACGCCTCCTATTTGTTTTGTTCCTATTCTCCGCGAACGCAAAAAGGCCCCACATCCGCAAGGGACGTGAGACCGTGGTGCCACCCTTATTCGCATTTCTCCATTCCTCTAGACCTGATTAAATCATGTAGAAGAAATGCCTTCATTTCTCCGTAACGTGGAGTATACGTCCAATTCTACTAAGGATAGCCCAAGATCAGACTTCGCCTGTTCAAACCAGCACTCAAGGGTCCATTCGGTAAAGAGTTCACACCGGTTCACATCACCCACCGGCTTTCTGAAGAGAGTTCTCTTGGCTTACTTGTCCCTGTCATCGCTTTGCTTATCATTCATTGGATAAAACGCATCGTTCAGAATACCATCTTAATCCGCACGAAGCAGAATGTCAAAATGGGAATAGCTTTTTTTACCCACTTAACAGAAATCTGTTATGATGGAATTGCTTATC
This window of the Paenibacillus marchantiae genome carries:
- a CDS encoding peptidoglycan D,D-transpeptidase FtsI family protein, which translates into the protein MKNHSKEKDELTDKRRFSYRMNVFFFASFVIFSVIIVRLAFLQFVEGPELSQEEASNITKDVPLAPVRGTIYDSTGEVKLAYSKPIQSLYLTLYKNYGDVDGKPNPNIAEVEDIATRLHDVFEQYKKKDSEALTVDNILEAMDLNSRKANGFMPRLIKSDLSDEEVAYFLQHKDEFKGIQIVEESVRYYDPDTVAVQTIGYLKKFKSSKTLNKYKEVDEANKKQTDPGLVYTENEFVGFDGLELQYQDVLRGKSGYNSVDVDLRNLPEGVAGSTPPEKGYDLITTINKNVQVKTEQAILDQISWLHTHQVSGKLHPNAKTGFAVAMEVDTGKIVAAASMPDYDTNVWRTGGISTEDYDKIKYIYQNGTIRGFPPDDSNKRAESVVLLGSTIKPLSVLIGLKEGFFTTNTVYSDRGSTTFGGDNRRVQNSSGHVYGSLTPRDAIRHSSNVFMIDEIGKKLYSKYGAEGIGVWDEYMKQFGLGVPTEVDLPNEYSGYLEYIKSEESSLTKLVYASFGQQGKYTTMQLAQYATMLANKGKRMEPQLVSEFRDSEGNVVEKMKPKVLSTVDFNDAYWNEVQRGMATEVTAFSGFPYDFARKTGTSTQLVGGKLVDNGVFIAYAPRNNPKLAVAVVIPEGGFGSSSAAPVARAIFDAYDEEFGLDGVPKKDKNKESDTQ
- a CDS encoding ATPase; the protein is MNIEVIKEFVMQNWLVIVVALIILFFVLNVVKTVLKWAIAIIIIAALLIYSGISIDQIKQTVTDVQSSTMDTLKKEATSMMLKEASKAKYVKGQDGAFTITSPNVEIKGRTQSEKVDVTFRGISLGEWKLDNDTIRTFVEQAQENGTAPAS
- a CDS encoding toprim domain-containing protein; this translates as MPIHVIVEGKNDRSKLKRLVGPEINILCTFGTLNSLKLESLRKQVGYDEVYLFMDNDSSGKKIRGVLRDAFPDAVQMYTRRGYAGVEGTPDEYIIAQLEKAGLESYIQYPELPSF
- a CDS encoding SCO family protein, with the protein product MLKKYKWTWMLLGLALIMAVYLMWGTVFASKEKLPEIREIQSFSMENVDGSTVSLDDTKGKVRLFYFYFTSCPDVCPITTFTLSQVQDLLKEDDTFGKDVSFVSISFDPKVDTKEKIKEFADRFHADYNGWYFLRGDMDQTKQLAKDSFQILIQGENKDDFAHMNMIGLVDRNNQLRKVYNAFNTEDVEPAVIAEDIRNLIKE
- the cyoE gene encoding heme o synthase, whose protein sequence is MDNPLRYQASSDSATRSAPPMKSGTWKDFIHITKPGILRTNLIAVFGGFWLASQWDVNYGKMVLTLLGTVLIMASSCVFNNYFDRELDLKMERTRNRSLPTGRLTPKVVLSYAIILGVIGLSVLFSFSGVLAGLCGIFGMFVYVIMYTLWLKRSSTWSTSIGGLSGAMPPVIGYVAVTGRMDLGAWLLLAMLFLWQPPHFWALAIRRVEDYRAGGFPLLPVVKGIERTKIQMIPYLVLQIFVPVLMYAYGYAGIFYLTVSLILSVLWLYYALKGFRAQNTDAWAKKVFLYSINYLSLSFILMILDTVHK
- a CDS encoding metal-dependent hydrolase — its product is MDTSTHFVMGIGLAGLAYVDPVVATSPMLAAAVMVGTIAGSQAPDIDTALRLKSNSLYIRNHRGMSHSLPFLLLWVLLITGVIALIFPGVAVGHVAAWTAVAVGVHVFTDLFNTYGTQAARPFTERWIAWNIIHIFDPFLFTTHVLAILLWAFDLIAPAPLFVSLYILIGLYYVWRTIARAMAVRQVKRLDKNNSEAHYMVIPTISWNRWHVVKRFVDGSYEIGKMDHSVLTWNLHASSSTHAAVAASRKSPEVTAFLYFTSYAVAEVEELPAGYKVRWADVRYRHRKQYPFVAVVVMDRNFETIDTYVGWLSDEKMDKKLLSARS
- a CDS encoding alpha/beta-type small acid-soluble spore protein, with translation MAQGSRSNNLVVPQANSALQQLKIEAAQELGVTIPQDGYYGNYTSRETGSLGGYITKRLVQIAEQSLAGSGK
- the trpS gene encoding tryptophan--tRNA ligase: MKTVLSGIQPSGKLTLGNYIGAIKNFVKLQHDYQCHFMVVDLHAVTVAQEPAALREQSEAVAALFIAAGIDPTKSNVFLQSHVPQHAELGWLMTTLTSMGELERMTQFKDKSSGKDSVGAGLFVYPSLMAADILLYNADLVPVGEDQKQHLELTRDLAGRFNHRYGEYFTIPDPYIPQVGARVMSLDDASSKMSKSNPNAGSYIALLDPPDVIRKKISRATTDSGREVVYDPANKPEVSNLMSIYAECAGLSLKEVAERYEGKMYGPFKKELAEVVVSVIEPLQERYREIRESGELADILETSARRAEAVASQTLNAVKERMGFVPRRTL